The sequence GCGCAGGTCTCAGCGAGGCCAGCTTCGCCGCCGACTCGCTAGCCACTCGTGACGTCCGCTGCCGCAGCCAATCGTCGTAGCCCCCCACATACTCGCGCACCACATCGTCTTCGAACACAATGGTGCTGGTGACGACGTTGTTGAGAAACGTGCGATCGTGGCTGACCATCAAGACCGTGCCTTCGAATTGCACGAGCCGGTCCTCCAGCAACTCCAGCGTTTCCGCGTCCAAGTCGTTCGTGGGCTCGTCGAGCACCAAGACGTTGGCCGGCTTAGCGAACAACTTCGCCAGCAAGACGCGATTGCGTTCGCCGCCGGACAAGTACCGCACCAGCCCCCGCGATTGTTCAGGGCTGAACAGGAAGTCTTGCAGGTAGCCGATCACATGCCGCGACTGGCCGTTGAACTGGATCGATGCGGAGCCGTCGGCCACGTTGTCCTGCACCGATTGGTCTTCATCGAGTTGCTGGCGAAGTTGATCGAAATAGGCAATTTGCAGGTTGGTGCCCAGACGCACCGTG is a genomic window of Planctomycetia bacterium containing:
- a CDS encoding ATP-binding cassette domain-containing protein codes for the protein AAAAALAFSYGDREVFRDFSTSVMRGDKIGVMGPNGAGKTTLLRVLLGQLPPHSGTVRLGTNLQIAYFDQLRQQLDEDQSVQDNVADGSASIQFNGQSRHVIGYLQDFLFSPEQSRGLVRYLSGGERNRVLLAKLFAKPANVLVLDEPTNDLDAETLELLEDRLVQFEGTVLMVSHDRTFLNNVVTSTIVFEDDVVREYVGGYDDWLRQRTSRVASESAAKLASLRPAPQRTDLETAAGKPARKLTFKERQERESLPALIEKIEAKVAGLHAEMGDPDYYRRSGQRIAEVAAQLKRLESQLADAYVRWEALELLAE